One window of the Streptomyces asoensis genome contains the following:
- a CDS encoding MarR family winged helix-turn-helix transcriptional regulator has product MSGNVRSRLLDELGVVSRRYAAAYALFNQALADRLGLHPTDLQCLNLLMLEREPVTTGRVAELTGLTTGSATRLVDRLEKAGYVVRERDAADRRRVLVVTVPERIAEFTRMWERLGGDCMPLFEDLADSELAVIVRHMRRTVEFGAEQVARLREGRV; this is encoded by the coding sequence ATGTCCGGGAACGTGCGCTCGCGGCTGCTGGACGAGCTGGGCGTCGTGTCGCGTCGGTACGCGGCCGCGTACGCCCTGTTCAACCAGGCTCTCGCCGACCGTCTCGGGCTGCATCCCACGGACCTTCAGTGTCTGAACCTGCTGATGCTGGAGCGGGAGCCGGTGACGACGGGCCGGGTTGCCGAGCTGACGGGGCTGACCACGGGCTCGGCGACGCGGCTGGTGGACCGGTTGGAGAAGGCGGGTTACGTCGTCCGGGAGCGGGACGCGGCCGACCGGCGACGGGTCCTCGTGGTGACGGTGCCGGAGCGGATCGCGGAGTTCACGCGGATGTGGGAGCGGCTGGGCGGCGACTGCATGCCGCTCTTCGAGGACCTGGCGGACAGCGAACTCGCGGTGATCGTGCGGCACATGCGGCGCACGGTGGAGTTCGGCGCTGAGCAGGTCGCACGATTGCGGGAAGGCCGGGTCTAG
- a CDS encoding permease translates to MQETDVRPSAEAAEGVRAADARPAGALPRHWPLLLLGAAVVPGVLLVLVGRSLDAPAMQAWRTVCLAVTVQALPFLLLGTALSGAINAFVPARVFSRLLPKRAALAVPVAGMAGVVLPGCECASVPVANSLIGRGVTPAAAFAFLLSAPAVNPVVLTATAVAFPGSPEMVVARLLASLVTAAAMGWLWLWLGREEWLKPTVVRHTGHVPGRSRFTEFRRGFQHDFLHAGGFLVVGAMAAATFNVAVPRTLLDTFAGSPWLSVLFLAALAIVLAVCSEADAFVAASLTGFSPVARLAFMVVGPMVDLKLIALQAGTFGRAFALRFSAATAVVAVVCSAVIGGVLL, encoded by the coding sequence ATGCAGGAGACCGACGTACGGCCGTCCGCGGAGGCGGCCGAGGGAGTGCGGGCGGCGGACGCCCGCCCGGCGGGTGCGCTGCCGCGGCACTGGCCGCTGTTGTTGCTGGGCGCGGCGGTGGTGCCGGGTGTGCTGCTGGTGCTCGTCGGGCGGTCGTTGGACGCGCCGGCGATGCAGGCGTGGCGGACGGTGTGTCTGGCCGTGACCGTGCAGGCGCTGCCGTTCCTGCTGCTGGGCACGGCTCTGTCGGGGGCGATCAACGCGTTCGTGCCGGCGCGGGTCTTCAGCCGGCTGCTGCCGAAGCGGGCCGCGCTGGCCGTGCCGGTCGCGGGGATGGCGGGTGTGGTGCTGCCGGGGTGCGAGTGCGCCTCGGTGCCGGTGGCGAACAGTCTGATCGGGCGGGGGGTCACACCGGCCGCCGCGTTCGCGTTCCTGCTGTCGGCGCCCGCCGTGAACCCGGTGGTGCTGACCGCCACGGCCGTCGCCTTCCCGGGCAGTCCGGAGATGGTGGTCGCCCGGCTGCTCGCCTCGCTGGTCACCGCCGCCGCGATGGGCTGGCTGTGGCTCTGGCTGGGGCGCGAGGAGTGGTTGAAGCCCACCGTCGTCCGGCACACCGGGCATGTTCCGGGGCGCAGCCGTTTCACCGAGTTCCGGCGTGGTTTCCAGCACGACTTCCTGCACGCGGGGGGTTTTCTGGTGGTGGGGGCGATGGCGGCGGCGACGTTCAACGTGGCGGTGCCGCGCACGCTGCTCGACACCTTCGCGGGTTCGCCGTGGCTGTCGGTGCTGTTCCTGGCGGCGCTGGCGATCGTGCTGGCGGTGTGCAGTGAGGCGGACGCGTTCGTGGCGGCCTCGCTGACCGGTTTCTCGCCGGTCGCGCGGCTGGCGTTCATGGTGGTGGGGCCGATGGTCGACCTGAAGTTGATCGCGCTTCAGGCGGGCACGTTCGGGCGGGCCTTCGCGTTGCGGTTCTCGGCGGCCACGGCGGTGGTGGCCGTGGTGTGCAGCGCGGTGATCGGAGGGGTGCTGCTGTGA
- a CDS encoding TIGR03943 family putative permease subunit yields MRRFAQVGLLVLGGLGLLHTSLFTDEYLRYVKEGMRPLLVASGVLLVVLGVAEAWAAPPKEEPGEPGHGHEGHGHEGHGHDHSGVPRVAWLLFLPVLSLLFYAPPALGSYTASREPAKAVAVQEDAFDPLPATSPLPITLTDFTQRVQQDRSRAIRGRAVVMTGFVTPAPRKRDGWYLTRIIVSCCAADASSVKVLVQGIAAPKADTWVNVTGTWQGSGTLGTASATVALDARGVQKVRKPSNAYMDALPLTS; encoded by the coding sequence GTGAGGCGGTTCGCGCAGGTGGGGCTGCTGGTGCTGGGTGGGCTGGGGTTGTTGCACACCTCGCTGTTCACGGACGAGTACCTGCGGTACGTCAAGGAGGGGATGCGGCCGCTGCTGGTCGCCTCCGGGGTGCTGCTGGTGGTGCTGGGCGTGGCGGAGGCGTGGGCCGCCCCGCCGAAGGAGGAGCCCGGCGAGCCGGGGCACGGTCACGAGGGGCATGGTCACGAGGGGCATGGTCACGACCACTCCGGTGTTCCGCGGGTCGCCTGGCTGCTGTTCCTGCCCGTGCTGAGCCTGCTCTTCTACGCTCCTCCCGCGCTCGGCTCCTACACGGCCTCGCGGGAACCGGCGAAGGCCGTCGCCGTGCAGGAGGACGCCTTCGATCCGCTGCCCGCGACCTCCCCGCTGCCGATCACACTCACCGACTTCACCCAGCGGGTGCAGCAGGACCGGTCGCGGGCCATCCGGGGCCGCGCGGTCGTGATGACCGGGTTCGTCACCCCGGCCCCGCGGAAGCGGGACGGCTGGTATCTGACCCGGATCATCGTCAGCTGCTGTGCGGCGGACGCGTCGTCCGTGAAGGTGCTGGTCCAGGGGATCGCGGCGCCGAAGGCCGACACCTGGGTGAACGTCACCGGGACCTGGCAGGGAAGCGGCACCCTGGGCACGGCGTCGGCGACGGTCGCGTTGGACGCGCGGGGCGTGCAGAAGGTGCGCAAGCCGTCGAACGCCTACATGGACGCGCTGCCGCTCACCTCCTGA
- a CDS encoding winged helix-turn-helix transcriptional regulator gives MATTTAAQRREQARTEYDAFLRDCPTNQLLDRLSDKWVSLVVSALAPGPQRYSDLARRIAGVSPKMLTQTLRTLERDGILTRTVTPSVPVRVDYELTPLGSNLALLLTAVKNWAEIHFDEVHAARRRYDTDSTDV, from the coding sequence ATGGCCACCACGACCGCCGCCCAGCGGCGCGAGCAGGCCCGCACCGAGTACGACGCCTTCCTCCGCGACTGCCCGACCAACCAGCTGCTGGACCGCCTCAGCGACAAGTGGGTCAGCCTGGTCGTCTCGGCCCTCGCCCCCGGCCCCCAGCGCTACAGCGACCTGGCCCGCAGGATCGCCGGCGTGAGCCCCAAAATGCTCACCCAGACCCTGCGCACCCTGGAACGCGACGGCATCCTGACCCGCACGGTCACCCCGTCCGTCCCCGTCCGCGTCGACTACGAGCTGACCCCCCTCGGCAGCAACCTCGCGCTGCTGCTCACGGCCGTGAAGAACTGGGCGGAGATCCACTTCGACGAGGTCCATGCGGCCCGCCGACGCTACGACACAGACAGCACCGACGTCTGA
- a CDS encoding NADP-dependent oxidoreductase: MRAAVVRTFGGPEAVEIVDAELPEPAARQVRIKVAAAALNPVDAGVRSGVFGGAGKQVGLGWDVAGTVDAVGVASAWNVGEEVVALDYGMVKPLGTHAEYVVVDADAVALAPASVDAVHAATLPLNALTAAQALDLLALSPGDSLLVTGGAGAVGGYAVQLAARRGVTVAALARAQDEEFVRSLGATRFPGGEGRFDAVLDAAVLGSEALALVRDGGAYVGVIPQAQPASERGVRTEAVEVSADGARLAELVRSVDAGELTLRVAETFTLEDTAKAHARLAEGGVRGRLVLVP, encoded by the coding sequence ATGCGTGCAGCAGTGGTGCGGACGTTCGGCGGGCCCGAGGCCGTCGAGATCGTGGACGCGGAGCTGCCGGAGCCGGCCGCCCGGCAGGTGCGGATCAAGGTGGCGGCGGCCGCGCTGAACCCGGTCGACGCCGGGGTGCGCTCCGGGGTCTTCGGCGGCGCCGGCAAGCAGGTCGGGCTCGGCTGGGACGTCGCCGGGACGGTGGACGCGGTGGGGGTGGCCTCCGCGTGGAATGTGGGGGAGGAGGTCGTGGCCCTCGACTACGGGATGGTCAAGCCGCTCGGTACGCATGCGGAGTACGTCGTCGTCGACGCGGACGCGGTGGCGCTCGCGCCTGCTTCCGTGGACGCGGTGCACGCGGCGACCCTGCCGCTGAACGCGCTGACCGCTGCGCAGGCGCTGGACCTGCTGGCCCTGTCGCCGGGGGATTCGTTGCTGGTCACGGGCGGTGCGGGGGCGGTCGGCGGGTATGCCGTCCAGCTGGCCGCGCGGCGCGGGGTGACGGTCGCCGCGCTGGCTCGGGCGCAGGACGAGGAGTTCGTCCGGTCGCTGGGGGCCACCCGTTTCCCGGGCGGCGAGGGGCGTTTCGACGCGGTGCTGGACGCGGCGGTGCTGGGCTCCGAGGCGTTGGCCCTGGTGCGGGACGGGGGCGCGTACGTAGGGGTGATCCCGCAGGCTCAGCCCGCGTCGGAGCGGGGGGTGCGGACCGAGGCTGTCGAGGTGAGCGCGGACGGGGCCCGGCTGGCGGAGCTGGTGCGCTCGGTGGATGCGGGCGAGCTGACCCTCCGGGTGGCCGAGACGTTCACGCTGGAGGACACCGCGAAGGCACACGCACGGCTGGCGGAGGGCGGGGTCAGGGGCCGACTGGTGCTGGTGCCTTAG
- a CDS encoding helix-turn-helix domain-containing protein: protein MATPRRDTRGIVDAADFLARVRFRRPEPAPPLRPYVEHYWLIDWDLTEPYVSHVVPHPAVHLVFQRFEGQEPFVEIAGVQQGLFTQKLEGRGRVCGVKFRPGGFRPFAPEHPVSHWTGRRVHLTGTDPAPVLDPAGEEARVAALDAHLLAARIPRPDPQADLAMTLVDRIRTDRAIRKVADLASDEGLSVRLIQRLFAAYVGVGPKWVILRYRIHEALERAEAEQTVDWAALAADLGYADQAHLVRDFTTTVGVPPATYARHRSS from the coding sequence ATGGCCACCCCACGCCGTGACACCCGAGGCATCGTCGACGCCGCGGACTTCCTCGCACGCGTGCGCTTCCGCCGTCCCGAACCGGCCCCGCCCCTGCGCCCCTACGTCGAGCACTACTGGCTGATCGACTGGGACCTGACCGAGCCGTACGTCTCCCACGTGGTCCCGCACCCCGCGGTCCACCTCGTCTTCCAGCGTTTCGAGGGGCAGGAGCCCTTCGTCGAGATCGCCGGCGTCCAGCAGGGGCTCTTCACCCAGAAACTGGAGGGCCGGGGGCGGGTGTGCGGCGTCAAGTTCCGCCCGGGCGGCTTCCGCCCCTTCGCCCCCGAGCACCCGGTCTCCCACTGGACGGGCCGCCGGGTCCACCTCACCGGCACCGACCCGGCCCCGGTCCTCGATCCGGCCGGCGAGGAGGCCCGGGTGGCGGCCCTCGACGCGCATCTCCTGGCGGCCCGCATCCCCCGCCCGGACCCCCAGGCCGACCTCGCGATGACCCTCGTCGACCGCATCCGCACCGACCGCGCGATCCGCAAGGTGGCGGACCTCGCGAGCGACGAGGGGCTGTCGGTACGCCTGATCCAGCGCCTGTTCGCCGCGTACGTCGGCGTGGGCCCCAAATGGGTGATCCTGCGCTACCGCATCCACGAGGCCCTGGAACGGGCGGAGGCCGAGCAGACGGTGGACTGGGCAGCCCTGGCCGCCGACCTGGGCTACGCGGACCAGGCCCACCTGGTGCGCGACTTCACCACGACGGTCGGCGTCCCCCCTGCCACCTACGCAAGGCATCGCAGCTCATGA
- a CDS encoding LLM class flavin-dependent oxidoreductase, with translation MQFGIFSVGDVTPDPTTGRTPTERERIKAMVAIAQKAEEVGLDVFATGEHHNPPFVPSSPTTMLGYIAARTERLVLSTSTTLITTNDPVKIAEDFAMLQHLADGRVDLMMGRGNTGPVYPWFGQDIRQGINLAIENYALLRRLWREDVVDWEGKFRTALQGFTSTPRPLDDVPPFVWHGSIRSPEIAEQAAFYGDGFFHNNIFWPADHTKRMVELYRARYAHYGHGTPEQAIVGLGGQVFMRKNSQDAVREFRPYFDNAPVYGHGPSLEDFTDQTPLTVGTPEQVIEKTLKFREYAGDYQRQLFLLDHAGLPLKTVLEQLDLLGEEVVPVLRKEFAVGRPAEVPDAPTHESMLKAAQAGKATQEGVNVA, from the coding sequence ATGCAGTTCGGGATCTTCAGCGTCGGCGATGTCACGCCGGACCCCACCACGGGCCGTACGCCGACCGAGCGCGAGCGGATCAAGGCCATGGTCGCCATCGCGCAGAAGGCGGAGGAGGTCGGCCTCGACGTCTTCGCCACCGGTGAGCACCACAACCCGCCGTTCGTGCCCTCGTCCCCGACGACGATGCTCGGCTACATAGCCGCGCGGACGGAGAGGCTGGTCCTCTCCACCTCCACCACCCTCATCACCACCAACGACCCGGTGAAGATCGCCGAGGACTTCGCGATGCTCCAGCATCTGGCCGACGGGCGCGTCGACCTCATGATGGGACGCGGGAACACCGGCCCGGTCTACCCCTGGTTCGGCCAGGACATCCGGCAGGGCATCAACCTCGCCATCGAGAACTACGCCCTGCTGCGCCGGCTGTGGCGCGAGGACGTCGTCGACTGGGAGGGCAAGTTCCGCACTGCCCTCCAGGGCTTCACCTCCACGCCCCGCCCGCTGGACGACGTGCCGCCGTTCGTCTGGCACGGCTCCATCCGCTCGCCCGAGATCGCCGAGCAGGCCGCGTTCTACGGTGACGGCTTCTTCCACAACAACATCTTCTGGCCGGCCGACCACACCAAGCGGATGGTCGAGCTGTACCGCGCCCGGTACGCGCACTACGGGCACGGCACGCCCGAGCAGGCCATCGTGGGGCTCGGCGGGCAGGTCTTCATGCGGAAGAACTCGCAGGACGCGGTGCGCGAGTTCCGGCCGTACTTCGACAACGCGCCGGTCTACGGTCACGGGCCGTCCCTGGAGGACTTCACCGACCAGACCCCGCTGACCGTCGGCACGCCGGAGCAGGTCATCGAGAAGACGCTCAAGTTCCGCGAGTACGCCGGCGACTACCAGCGCCAGCTGTTCCTGCTGGACCACGCGGGGCTGCCGCTGAAGACCGTGCTCGAGCAGCTCGACCTGCTCGGCGAGGAGGTCGTGCCGGTGCTGCGCAAGGAGTTCGCCGTCGGCCGGCCGGCCGAGGTGCCGGACGCGCCGACCCACGAGTCGATGCTCAAGGCGGCCCAGGCCGGCAAGGCCACCCAGGAAGGGGTGAACGTCGCATGA
- a CDS encoding FMN reductase encodes MRLVVVSAGLSVPSSTRLLADRLAAATAGRTSAGADVEVEVVELRDLAVEIAHNFTNGFPGRKLAAALAAVTAADGLIVVTPVFSASYSGLFKSFFDVIDPDALAGKPVLIGATGGSARHSLVLEHALRPLFSYLRAVIVPTAVYAASEDWGAEGLPERIERAAGELATLMTGLSTPSGPAKTEKAEKAEKDEFTVVPFADQLAALAAR; translated from the coding sequence ATGAGGCTCGTCGTCGTCTCGGCGGGGCTGAGCGTCCCGTCGTCGACCCGGCTGCTGGCCGACCGGCTGGCGGCCGCGACCGCCGGGCGGACCTCTGCGGGGGCGGACGTGGAGGTGGAGGTCGTGGAGCTGCGCGACCTCGCCGTCGAGATCGCCCACAACTTCACCAACGGCTTCCCCGGACGGAAGCTGGCGGCCGCGCTGGCGGCGGTGACGGCGGCGGACGGGCTGATCGTCGTCACCCCGGTGTTCTCCGCGTCCTACAGCGGTCTGTTCAAGTCGTTCTTCGACGTGATCGACCCGGACGCGCTGGCGGGCAAGCCGGTGCTGATCGGAGCCACGGGTGGCTCCGCACGGCACTCGCTGGTGCTCGAGCACGCCCTGCGGCCGCTCTTCTCGTACCTGCGCGCCGTGATCGTCCCGACCGCCGTCTACGCCGCCTCGGAGGACTGGGGCGCGGAGGGCCTGCCCGAGCGGATCGAGCGGGCGGCGGGCGAGCTGGCGACACTGATGACGGGCCTGTCCACGCCGTCCGGCCCGGCAAAGACCGAGAAGGCCGAGAAGGCGGAGAAGGACGAGTTCACGGTGGTCCCCTTCGCCGACCAGCTGGCGGCCCTGGCCGCCCGCTGA
- a CDS encoding response regulator transcription factor, translated as MLLAEDDRAIRNALERALALEGYRVTAVADGVEALAHAHKNPPDVLVLDVMMPGIDGLQVCRVLRAEGDRTPILMLTALVETADRIAGLDAGADDYVVKPFDVEEVFARLRALLRRTTPDAAPEAAVPVLDAPKRSTERDVEAAGLRMDPQARRAWRGGRELELTRTEFELLELLARNAGIVLDHSTIYDRIWGYDFGPGSKNLAVYVGYLRRKLDQPGAPQLIHTVRGVGYVLRED; from the coding sequence GTGCTGCTCGCCGAAGACGACCGTGCCATCCGCAACGCCCTGGAACGTGCCCTCGCCCTGGAGGGCTACCGGGTGACCGCGGTCGCCGACGGGGTCGAGGCACTGGCGCACGCCCACAAGAACCCGCCGGACGTGCTCGTCCTCGACGTGATGATGCCCGGCATCGACGGCCTCCAGGTCTGCCGGGTGCTGCGCGCCGAGGGCGACCGTACGCCCATCCTGATGCTGACCGCGCTGGTGGAGACCGCCGACCGGATCGCCGGTCTGGACGCGGGCGCCGACGACTACGTCGTGAAGCCGTTCGACGTCGAGGAGGTCTTCGCCCGGCTGCGGGCGCTGCTGCGCCGCACCACCCCCGACGCCGCCCCCGAGGCCGCCGTGCCGGTGCTCGACGCCCCGAAGCGGAGTACGGAGCGGGATGTGGAGGCGGCCGGGCTGCGGATGGACCCGCAGGCGCGGCGCGCGTGGCGTGGCGGGCGCGAGCTGGAGCTGACCCGGACCGAGTTCGAGCTGCTGGAACTGCTGGCGCGCAACGCCGGGATCGTCCTGGACCACTCCACGATCTACGACCGTATCTGGGGCTACGACTTCGGTCCCGGCTCCAAGAACCTCGCCGTCTACGTCGGCTATCTGCGCCGCAAGCTCGACCAGCCCGGCGCCCCGCAGCTGATCCACACCGTGCGCGGGGTGGGTTACGTGCTGCGGGAAGACTGA
- a CDS encoding sensor histidine kinase, giving the protein MSRLRRLLSRPRPKLVSLRTTFAVSFAAVTAAVTVLVGVLSYSAAARLVRVDQESVFDEVVQDLRDEVRDHRMAPEDFSSSAPGHDIVRPARTDVQVLGADGSVVDSGSPGLPVVSADHTIAAAAAAGRITEHKDVDVGSDVYRIATVSLGGGRGAVQVAQEFSDTEDLLRALQQRTLILMIAVVTAAGLFGWWLARRITHRLVILTTAAEDVARTRRLGVQVPVTGHDEVGRLGRAFDRMLGRLAQSEEDQRRLVQDAGHELRTPLTSLRTNISLLRRIDELPPDTRDELVADLTQEARELTDLVNELVDLAAGQSDTEPPRRLDLADIAEEVAGLARRRTGRPVLIRTSGDTTLYGRPAMLQRAVSNLVENATKFDRGGGAPVEIAVTGPSRPGVVRVEVLDRGPGIAETDLTRVFDRFYRAADARSLPGSGLGLSIVREVALTHGGAPFAFRRAGGGSVIGFTVGGGLPDGPGADGG; this is encoded by the coding sequence GTGAGCCGTCTGCGTCGGCTGCTGTCCCGGCCGCGGCCGAAGCTGGTGTCGCTGCGGACCACCTTCGCGGTGTCGTTCGCGGCCGTGACGGCCGCGGTCACCGTGCTCGTCGGCGTCCTGTCGTACTCGGCGGCCGCCCGGCTGGTCCGGGTGGACCAGGAGTCGGTGTTCGACGAGGTCGTGCAGGACCTGCGGGACGAGGTGCGCGACCACCGGATGGCGCCGGAGGACTTCTCCTCGTCCGCGCCGGGGCACGACATCGTGCGGCCGGCCCGCACGGACGTACAGGTGCTGGGCGCGGACGGCTCGGTCGTGGACAGCGGCAGCCCCGGACTGCCCGTCGTGTCCGCCGACCACACGATCGCGGCGGCCGCGGCGGCCGGGCGGATCACCGAGCACAAGGACGTCGACGTCGGCAGCGACGTCTACCGCATCGCGACCGTGTCGCTCGGCGGCGGCCGGGGCGCGGTGCAGGTGGCGCAGGAGTTCAGCGACACCGAGGACCTGCTGCGGGCGCTCCAGCAGCGCACGCTGATCCTGATGATCGCGGTGGTGACGGCCGCGGGGCTGTTCGGCTGGTGGCTGGCCCGGCGCATCACCCACCGCCTGGTGATCCTCACCACCGCCGCCGAGGACGTCGCCCGCACCCGTCGGCTCGGCGTGCAGGTGCCGGTCACCGGCCACGACGAGGTGGGCCGGCTGGGCCGCGCCTTCGACCGCATGCTCGGCCGGCTCGCCCAGTCGGAGGAGGACCAGCGGCGGCTGGTCCAGGACGCGGGGCACGAACTGCGTACGCCGCTGACGTCGCTGCGGACGAACATCTCCCTGCTGCGCCGCATCGACGAGCTGCCGCCGGACACCCGTGACGAACTGGTGGCGGATCTGACCCAGGAGGCCCGGGAACTGACCGACCTGGTCAACGAGCTCGTCGACCTCGCGGCCGGCCAGTCCGACACCGAGCCGCCGCGCAGGCTGGACCTCGCCGACATCGCGGAGGAGGTCGCGGGCCTGGCCCGGCGCCGCACGGGGCGGCCGGTCCTGATCCGGACGAGCGGTGACACCACCCTCTACGGGCGGCCGGCCATGCTCCAGCGGGCGGTGTCCAACCTCGTGGAGAACGCGACCAAGTTCGACCGTGGGGGCGGGGCGCCCGTCGAGATCGCCGTCACCGGGCCGTCCCGGCCGGGGGTCGTCCGCGTCGAGGTCCTCGACCGCGGCCCCGGCATCGCCGAGACCGACCTGACCCGCGTCTTCGACCGCTTCTACCGCGCCGCCGACGCCCGCTCCCTGCCGGGCTCGGGTCTTGGCCTGTCGATCGTGCGCGAGGTGGCCCTGACACACGGAGGCGCACCCTTCGCGTTCCGGCGGGCGGGGGGCGGCTCGGTGATCGGGTTCACGGTGGGGGGCGGGCTGCCGGACGGGCCGGGCGCGGACGGAGGCTGA
- a CDS encoding response regulator transcription factor, producing MRIAVIGDCPVFRHGISNLIGAAPDLHLVAAAPSIESADGSLRGAQVVLMDLQQSAPRLAATVTKLRRRGHAVLVVSSSPYLDAVQAIQAGASGYLSRQAEANEMLTAIRTVGSGRSYVSAPASHLVGPAPRFTDREQEILRLLANGSTDHEIAAALGISKHTVHSHLDRIGEKTGSRRRPDLTRIAVEHGLTSLE from the coding sequence GTGCGGATCGCGGTCATCGGAGACTGCCCCGTCTTCCGGCACGGCATCTCGAACCTGATCGGCGCCGCTCCCGACCTCCACCTGGTCGCGGCCGCACCGTCGATCGAGAGCGCGGACGGCAGTCTGCGCGGCGCGCAGGTCGTCCTGATGGACCTCCAGCAGTCCGCCCCGAGGCTCGCCGCGACCGTGACGAAGCTGCGGCGGAGAGGGCATGCCGTCCTCGTGGTGTCGTCCTCGCCGTACCTGGACGCGGTGCAGGCGATCCAGGCGGGCGCGAGCGGCTATCTGAGCCGGCAGGCGGAGGCGAACGAAATGCTGACGGCGATTCGGACCGTGGGTTCGGGCCGCAGTTACGTCTCTGCGCCCGCCAGCCATCTGGTGGGGCCGGCACCCCGTTTCACGGACCGGGAGCAGGAAATCCTGCGCCTTCTCGCCAACGGTTCGACGGACCACGAAATCGCCGCCGCATTGGGCATCAGCAAACACACCGTCCATTCGCACCTCGACCGAATCGGCGAGAAAACGGGATCCCGACGCCGTCCCGATCTGACGCGAATTGCCGTGGAACACGGTCTCACCAGCCTGGAATAG